Proteins co-encoded in one Nicotiana sylvestris chromosome 7, ASM39365v2, whole genome shotgun sequence genomic window:
- the LOC104227987 gene encoding grpE protein homolog 2, mitochondrial: protein MSVSRISSRFSRNVLTQCRLYYRQQKQQQQHHLPILSSQFHSVRDIKEKVSLLPDSALQWFGISSSASPQPNEKETSQSQGEGGSTTEKASASADSHIQDEKDESDIDAEDLSRDDLVKLVVEKEELLKMKDDEFRKLQDKFLRSYAEMENVMERTKREAENSKKFAIQNFVKALLDVPDNLGRASSVVKESFSKIDASKDTVGAMPLLKTLLEGVEMTDKQLAEVFKKFGVEKYDPTNEQFDPNKHNAVFQVPDPEKAPGVIAVCLKPGYTLHDRIIRPAEVGVTVAVETEADQSTNT from the exons ATGTCGGTGAGTAGAATCTCATCTCGGTTCTCAAGGAATGTGTTGACACAGTGCCGCCTCTATTATCGTCAACAAAAGCAACAGCAGCAACACCACCTTCCCATCCTTTCATCTCAGTTTCACTCCGTTCGTGACATCAAAGAAAAG GTGTCTCTACTACCTGACTCTGCCTTGCAATGGTTTGGAATCTCATCCTCTGCATCACCCCAACCTAATGAAAAAGAAACATCTCAGTCCCAAGGTGAAGGAGGAAGCACAACAGAGAAAGCTTCAGCCTCTGCTGATTCTCACATTCAGGATGAGAAGGATGAATCAG ATATAGATGCGGAGGACCTTTCTAGGGATGACCTGGTGAAACTTGTGGTTGAGAAGGAGGAACTCCTGAAGATGAAAGATGATGAGTTTCGGAAATTGCAGGATAAGTTTCTCCGTAGTTATGCAGAGATGGAGAATGTCATGGAGAGAACTAAACGAGAAGCAGAAAATTCCAAGAAGTTTGCCATTCAG AATTTTGTGAAAGCCCTACTAGATGTGCCTGATAACTTGGGCAGGGCTTCTTCCGTTGTAAAAGAAAGCTTTTCTAAGATTGATGCATCTAAGGACACAGTTGGAGCCATGCCACTTCTGAAGACACTATTGGAAGGTGTTGAGATGACTGATAAACAGCTGGCAGAG GTATTCAAGAAATTTGGTGTTGAAAAATACGATCCTACTAATGAACAGTTTGATCCAAATAAGCATAATGCAGTATTTCAAGTACCTGATCCTGAAAAGGCTCCTGGCGTGATTGCTGTTTGTCTTAAG CCGGGGTACACCTTGCATGACCGAATTATTCGGCCTGCTGAAGTTGGTGTGACAGTAGCCGTGGAGACAGAGGCTGATCAAAGTACAAACACTTAA
- the LOC104227986 gene encoding thioredoxin-like protein HCF164, chloroplastic, which translates to MARVASSPIGLHKLRPFHFRSHQSLHFVKPSIYQLKNVGKYQRIYCQTDPKTGDCCQENSNPPESAVKDKSSGVDTEISKAEVSAPSSGPEYPTKDFNRRVALVSVLAALGLFSSQRVDLGIPSLKDITAAALPYEEALSNGKPTVVEFYADWCEVCRELAPDVYKVEQQYKDRVNFVMLNVDNTKWEQELDEFGVEGIPHFAFLDKNGNEEGNVVGRLPRQYLLENVDALARGEESIPYSRAVGQYTSAESRKVHQVSDPRSHG; encoded by the exons ATGGCTCGGGTAGCTTCAAGTCCCATTGGACTCCACAAACTGAGGCCGTTCCATTTTAGATCCCATCAGTCTTTGCACTTTGTAAAACCTTCCATTTATCAGCTGAAAAATGTTGGCAAGTATCAAAGAATATATTGCCAAACTGACCCAAAAACAGGCGACTGTTGCCAAGAGAACTCCAACCCACCTGAATCTGCTGTAAAG GATAAGTCTTCAGGGGTTGACACTGAGATTAGTAAAGCTGAAGTCTCTGCTCCATCTTCTGGTCCTGAATATCCGACCAAAGACTTCAATCGGCGGGTAGCACTAGTGTCTGTCCTTGCAGCACTTGGACTTTTCTCTTCACAAAGAGTAGATTTAGGTATTCCTTCTTTGAAGGATATCACGGCTGCGGCTCTGCCATATGAAGAG GCTCTTTCCAATGGAAAGCCTACTGTTGTAGAATTCTATGCAGATTGGTGTGAAGTTTGTCGAGAATTAGCTCCGGATGTCTATAAAGTTGAACAGCAGTACAA GGACCGCGTGAATTTTGTAATGTTGAATGTGGATAACACAAAGTGGGAACAAGAGCTTGATGAGTTTGGAGTTGAGGGTATCCCTCATTTTGCATTCCTGGATAAAAATGGAAATGAGGAAGGTAATGTCGTTGGCCGCCTTCCAAGACAGTATTTGCTTGAGAATGTGGATGCCCTTGCCCGAGGGGAAGAATCAATACCTTATTCTCGTGCTGTGGGACAATATACAAGTGCTGAATCGCGCAAGGTCCATCAAGTTTCTGATCCGCGAAGTCATGGTTAG